Proteins from a single region of Diorhabda sublineata isolate icDioSubl1.1 chromosome 2, icDioSubl1.1, whole genome shotgun sequence:
- the LOC130452667 gene encoding serine/threonine-protein kinase Pink1, mitochondrial has protein sequence MSLRALGTRLIKHGTVLIRNTGKTREFNTKTIIAEKINATVSSTSTSNFTSNQVIPRRFGLRNVGIQIGLQARRILIDNVLNRVTNSLAADLRKKAARRILYGDSGPFFALVGVSLASGTGILTKEEELEGVCWEIREAVSKMKWNFQDVIDEKQFENSPINLENLSFGKPLAKGSNAVVYATNIKTETNQQDDQLSISTEDHDDINKFPFALKMMFNYDIQSSAMAILNAMYRETVPARVYYNNLGISEWEIDLAKRNKHLPPHPNIVTIYSVFTDFIPELQDCRGLYPAALPKRIHPEGVGRNMSLFLLMKRYNTSLEHFLQESTPSLRTSILLFTQLLEGVAHINSNNIAHRDLKSDNLLLDTTEPEAPMLVISDFGCCLADKTNGLSLPYSSYDVDKGGNTALMAPEIMCQVPGTFSVLNYSKSDLWAAATIGYEIFGKKNPFYKNERNNYLRSATYKEENLPPMPDDIPLIFKMLIKNLLQRNPSKRLNSEVAANVCQIYLWAPSVWLKPEIAKLPSSTEILQWLLSLTTKVLCQGRINKSFYKSDKSDIEKGGRRTYPEYLLISSFLLRAKLSNIKAALAFIQDVNQNY, from the exons ATGTCGTTAAGAGCATTAGGTACTCGACTAATTAAACATGGTACAGTACTTATACGAAATACAGGCAAAACTCGAGAATTCAATACTAAAACTATCATCGCTGAAAAAATTAATGCTACCGTCTCATCTACTTCTACTAGCAATTTCACCAGCAATCAGGTAATACCACGTAGATTTGGactgagaaatgttggaattcaaatCGGTCTTCAAGCTCGAAGAATTCTAATTGACAATGTCCTTAATCGAGTTACTAACAGCCTAGCTGCTGACTTGAGAAAAAAAGCTGCACGAAG aattcTGTATGGAGATTCTGGACCATTTTTTGCTCTGGTTGGTGTGAGTTTAGCATCTGGAACTGGCATTCTCACCAAAGAAGAAGAACTTGAAGGAGTATGCTGGGAAATACGA GAAGCAGTTTCGAAGATGAAGTGGAACTTTCAAGATGTTATTGATGAAAAGCAATTCGAAAACTCTCCTATAAACTTAGAGAATCTATCATTTGGAAAACCTTTGGCAAAAGGATCCAATGCTGTTGTATATGCTAcaaatattaaaacagaaacaaaCCAACAGGACGATCAATTGTCTATTTCCACTGAAGATCATgatgatattaataaatttccTTTTGCCTTGAAAATGATGTTTAATTATGATATACAGTCCAGTGCTATGGCCATTTTGAATGCTATGTATAGAGAAACTGTTCCAGCTAGAGTATATTACAATAATCTTGGAATTTCTGAGTGGGAGATTGA TTTAGCTAAGAGAAACAAACATCTTCCTCCCCATCCAAATATTGTCACTATATATTCAGTCTTCACTGATTTTATACCAGAATTGCAAGATTGCAGAGGATTGTATCCAGCTGCACTTCCTAAAAGAATACATCCAGAAGGAGTTGGTAGAAACATGTCACTATTTCTACTTATGAAAAG GTACAACACAAGCCTAGAACATTTCCTTCAGGAATCAACACCATCCCTGAGAACATCTATATTACTTTTCACGCAACTTCTTGAAGGTGTTGCTCATATTAATTCTAACAATATAGCACATCGTGATTTAAAAagtgataatttattattagacaCTACAGAGCCAGAGGCGCCCATGTTGGTTATAAGTGACTTTGGATGTTGCTTGGCTGACAAAACTAATGGTTTATCATTACCATATTCAAGTTATGATGTCGACAAAGGAGGCAATACTGCTCTAATGGCACCTGAAATAATGTGCCAG GTACCTGGAACTTTCAGTGTTTTAAATTATTCGAAATCAGATTTGTGGGCAGCAGCAACGATAGGATACGAAATTTTCGGAAAGAAAAATCCGTTTTATAAAAACGaacgaaataattatttacgtaGCGCTACATACAAAGAGGAAAATTTACCTCCGATGCCTGATGACATACCTTTGATTTTCAAAATGCTgattaaaaatttactacaacGTAACCCCAGTAag cgCCTCAATTCAGAAGTAGCAGCAAACGTGTGTCAAATATATCTGTGGGCTCCCAGCGTTTGGTTAAAACCGGAAATTGCGAAATTACCTTCAAGTAcagag ATTTTACAGTGGCTGCTGAGTTTAACCACAAAAGTTCTTTGCCAAGGTAGAATCAACAAGAGTTTCTACAAATCTGACAAATCAGATATAGAAAAAGGCGGTCGAAGAACTTATCCAGAATATCTTCTTATTTCCAGCTTTTTGCTAAGAGCTAAACTGTCAAATATTAAAGCTGCTCTAGCTTTTATTCAAGATGTCAACCAAAATTATTGA